The genomic interval ATACGCTTAATTATCTTAAGGAACAACTCACCATTCCTATAGACCAGCCTAGCCTTAAGCCAATCGTAAAGCAAGGCATGTGCCTTACTTATACTCGAACCCCATCACCACCAGCGGCCATTAACGATTACCCCAAGCCAACTCTAATAAACCTATCGTAGCCTACCACAGCAACCCCACCCTAAAGAACGAGGCTTTAAGTAATCATTGTAACATTAACGTGGATAAGTATTAAACCACTTCATGTAGATGAGGGCTAGATTACTCAGCTTCTAGATATTGGACCAGGCTTATTTAGCTTGGATTAACCTTTTCTCAAGCCTAATGAGCAGCTTAGACATAATACCCTTAGCAGTTTCATCATCAATAACTCTACTTGTACTATCCCTGCATGCGCCGGCACACCAGTACTCACGGATGAGCAATGCTAAGGCGGTTAATTCCATTAATTCCGGGTCCCTATACCTTAAATGCTCAGCGATAGTCATCATTAGTTTAACGGGCATGGTAACTATGATTAATTCACTAGCGCTAACCTTAACATTACCTCTAATTCTCCTAAAGCCGCTTACCTTAATTAGGTCACTGTTGATACTGGCTAAGTATGATAGGTAAGCTTGCCATGCTTGAACAGTCTTAAATGCGGCGTTTCTCAATAAACCGGATCTTAAGAAGACCTTGGCTAACTCTAATTCAATCCTACTCTCACTTAATCTTAATTCACTGATTTCATTTATATTTAAGTGAATTCGCATAAGCTATTACTATGGCCTAGTATTTATACCAATTCCTATTTCTTATCCTTGATCATTAACATAACCTATAGTAAGATTACTGTATTCACGCATTGGCCTTAATCATATTAGTGCGATTCAGGCATGCAACATAAGGTAAGTGAACTGAAGTAAATGACTGAATTCATATCAATACTAAAGATGACGAGTATATTCCCTGAAAAGGAGCTGGTAAATCATGAATTTACTATATAGTGTATTTATGAATTTATGTTATAATTGAGTAACTAAACCAGTAGCACCGAAAGCTATATAAATGCCCAGCCCTATGATGTGGTTGAGGTGAGTAAAATGAATATAAGGGGATCAATAAGGGTCATGAGTAGTTTGTTAGGGGCAGGAAAAGAAACTAAGGCTAATGAAGTAGACTCATCAGTGGAGTTTAAGGGTGATGAGGAATTAAGAAGCAAGGTAAGTGAAGTACTAGTGATACCGAGCTTTAATGGCCCATTAGTGTTGATTTACGATAAGAGGAATAGAACCTATAAGTTAGCGTAATATCTAGGTGAATTCCCTTACTGCTTAATGACCTAGCTTAATGCTTAAATATTGCACCTAATGGTACTGATTTAATGGAATTCTCAATGAAAGTGAGCATGATAAATGATGATGCGTTAAGGATAAGTGTAATTAGAAATGGAAGTAAGTATAGGGAATCC from Caldivirga sp. carries:
- a CDS encoding PaREP1 family protein, yielding MRIHLNINEISELRLSESRIELELAKVFLRSGLLRNAAFKTVQAWQAYLSYLASINSDLIKVSGFRRIRGNVKVSASELIIVTMPVKLMMTIAEHLRYRDPELMELTALALLIREYWCAGACRDSTSRVIDDETAKGIMSKLLIRLEKRLIQAK